The region GGAAAAGGCGGTCGAGAAATATTGCCGAGATGCATAGGTATTTCGTCATTCTCTTTGCTCCGGGCTTTCTTCAGTCTTGCCTTTTCTTCCTCTCTTTGGCGTGGCTTTCACTGCCTTGATTGCCTCGATAGTTAGATTGCCGCTTCTGAGGAGTTTTTTTCTCTCATCTTCTTCAAGCTCTAAAAGAGCGCTGGCGACCTCAGTGTTGAATGTCGCTTCTTTGTCTTCTTTACTGACTCCGAAAGCTTCCGCGGCGGCCTTTGCAAAGCTTAATGCTTCGTCGTGGGTAATCTTCAGCTCTGAGCGGATACCATCATAATTTACGATTTTCCATTCTGTCGGTTTGTTCGGATCTTGGACTAACTCGCACCCTTGGCGTAGAAAGGTCTCTGTCGGTGCAGTGAAAGCGACGAGCGAGAGGCCGAAGATATAGCGGCGGAGCTTCATCGTTTCCTCGGGCTGTCCGGGGACTCCTAGGGTTCGGAGGGCACTCAGATTAAGAATTGCGTCCTTGCGTATCTCTCCTTGAACAAGAACACCCCCATGAGTGCCCGTGGAGGGCACATGAGCCAGCCCGAGCTCGGCTTTTGGACCCTTAATCTCTACCTCGGCTTCTCCACCAGCGAGTATTTCACCGGCGATCGTTGTATACTGGGCTGACCTGCGCAACGGTTTCACGTTAAATGCCCTGATCACCGAGCGGACAATTCTAGGAATCTTGGCCTGTGTGGCGCGGGAGTCCCAGGAGCCGAACACTATCGATGTGGGGGCGATTTGAGCCAGAGGCCGTGCGTCTCCTTCATTCTGATAGCTCCGAAAAGCCTTATGCAGAATTGGTCCTAGCTCTGAGAACCTCACTATCGCGTCTGCGGCGCGATGGCCGGCATCGAGAATGTCGATTCTTCTCTCCACGCCCTCAATTTTGGCTTTGATATAGACGTGGGGAACGAGTGCCCTGTATGGCTCTCGCTTGAAGATCGGCTCCATTCTATTGGCCTGCGAG is a window of Thermoplasmata archaeon DNA encoding:
- the cas7u gene encoding type I-U CRISPR-associated RAMP protein Csb1/Cas7u; this translates as MHKTVIKGSILRENWEAEKMTDGKEIEKYDEWLKDDSPVAALTMRQWFLPAEGRDAVIFPPTYPLDRDQSGYNIDKFEEDGTSVCQIDSVGSQANRMEPIFKREPYRALVPHVYIKAKIEGVERRIDILDAGHRAADAIVRFSELGPILHKAFRSYQNEGDARPLAQIAPTSIVFGSWDSRATQAKIPRIVRSVIRAFNVKPLRRSAQYTTIAGEILAGGEAEVEIKGPKAELGLAHVPSTGTHGGVLVQGEIRKDAILNLSALRTLGVPGQPEETMKLRRYIFGLSLVAFTAPTETFLRQGCELVQDPNKPTEWKIVNYDGIRSELKITHDEALSFAKAAAEAFGVSKEDKEATFNTEVASALLELEEDERKKLLRSGNLTIEAIKAVKATPKRGRKGKTEESPEQRE